From Drosophila nasuta strain 15112-1781.00 chromosome X, ASM2355853v1, whole genome shotgun sequence, one genomic window encodes:
- the LOC132796920 gene encoding integrator complex subunit 4: MALAIAKPQQSFIETIVGVPPPLKKLRLQATAAPVSKPKVKVEKKLQILSLLDAYLPANNSSGGASSSNTTTTTAAAAAVGNTISGASSSSSAIAAGGVAPQQTQAGASCQTKELLELLVKITDEISYDNVQIAELKESAAKIYQLYQLQERDSDTSVRVKLLELFAGLGCECSTEEGIILIIDYFIYLLRKETSQKVLAQGMMCLYRIGQQRRQLVPLAYNTQVAHLAKEQLRSGSTHTQKNAMLVIGRFATCHESERQYVWKLAFYIDSQDSGVRAQALHALLTLGERGAHLPPVLYKRAVEAMKDDYECVRKEALRLVHMLGNRHPDYCINLERQPEDIRMIDAAFSKVCEALCDLSLQLRVLAAELLGSMTHVSSEFLHQTLDKKLMSNLRRKRNAHERGARLVTSGEWSSGKRWADDAPQEHLDARTISLIASGACGALIHGLEDEFLEVRTAAVGSMCKLAMSRPEFAVTSLDFLVDMFNDEIEDVRLKAIYSLTAIARHIVLREDQLEIMLGSLEDYSVDVREGLHLMLGACRVSTQTCLLMVVQKLLDVLAKYPQDRHSTYACMRKIGQKHPHLVMALTGHLLYVHPFFETPERDVEDPAYLCVLILVFNAAEHLVPIISLLPTATHRHYAYLRDSMPKLVPQLPIEGASSSSNSKCIDDALQAAGSSAEYLQMILNHIGEIYTMTDDRVELLKTAQSNLQRLGAIDSDMYGPSNFLETFLSAQIQIEQMQRCASTQRSRVPLKESLAELIRNCLKLQHTFSGLNYGDILQVKQLRLRASALHLVLVVRDRSQSALGPCQMLLQTAGDISAFMRTRSTSSSFAEKAPEPSLDDDGGKPKLKPGQDEPDSFTRTLLSKLDAIADPKPGRVFREILPLVQHATPLSLPPANEKIRRCMANILEPCPLQSQDNVIKVTAGLIAAVPFVAEIDNLLESQKADMRIKIKYPDQHMHTVVPKMTDFKPIMTEQGEHETNVRLRTTILLSHSVWTEASLVEIQLCLAVRPGSELELCKPAKVLFAPKPVRRGI; this comes from the exons ATGGCACTCGCCATTGCAAAACCGCAACAGTCCTTCATAGAGACGATTGTTGGAGTGCCGCCGCCGCTGAAAAAGTTGCGACTACAAGCGACAGCGGCGCCGGTGAGCAAACCGAAGGTAAAAGTGGAAAAGAAGCTGCAAATCTTGTCGTTGCTCGATGCGTATTTACccgccaacaacagcagtggAGGTGCAAGTAGtagcaacacaacaacaacgacagccgcagctgcagcagttggCAACACAATCAGCGgcgcaagcagcagcagcagcgcaatTGCAGCTGGCGGCGTCGCAccacaacaaacacaagcaGGAGCCTCGTGTCAAACGAAGGAGCTGCTTGAACTGCTGGTGAAGATCACCGATGAGATCTCCTACGACAATGTGCAAATAGCCGAGCTGAAGGAGTCGGCGGCCAAAATCTATCAGCTCTATCAGTTACAGGAACGCGACAGCGACACTTCGGTGCGTGTCAAGTTGCTGGAACTGTTTGCCGGCCTGGGCTGCGAGTGCAGCACTGAGGAGGGCATCATTCTGATCATCGATTACTTCATCTATCTGCTGCGCAAAGAGACCTCCCAAAAGGTGCTGGCCCAGGGCATGATGTGTCTGTATCGCATTGGGCAACAGCGCCGCCAACTCGTGCCGCTTGCCTACAACACACAGGTGGCACACTTGGCCAAGGAGCAGCTGCGCAGCGGATcgacgcacacacaaaagaatgCCATGCTAGTGATTGGACGCTTTGCCACCTGCCACGAAAGTGAACGGCAATATGTGTGGAAGCTGGCGTTCTACATTGATTCACAGGATTCGGGTGTGCGTGCCCAGGCTTTGCATGCGCTGCTAACGCTTGGGGAACGTGGCGCCCACTTGCCACCCGTGCTGTACAAACGTGCCGTCGAGGCCATGAAGGATGACTACGAATGTGTGCGCAAGGAGGCGTTGCGTCTGGTCCACATGCTGGGCAATCGGCATCCCGACTATTGCATCAATCTGGAGCGGCAGCCAGAGGATATACGCATGATTGATGCGGCCTTCAGCAAAGTGTGCGAAGCCCTTTGTGATCTCTCGCTGCAATTGCGCGTCCTGGCCGCCGAGCTGTTGGGCAGCATGACGCACGTGAGCAGCGAGTTTCTGCATCAGACACTCGACAAGAAGCTGATGAGCAATTTGCGACGCAAACGCAATGCACACGAACGTGGAGCCCGCCTTGTGACAAGCGGCGAATGGTCGTCGGGCAAACGTTGGGCAGACGATGCGCCGCAGGAGCATTTGGATGCACGCACCATTTCGTTGATAGCGAGCGGTGCTTGTGGCGCTCTCATACACGGCCTGGAGGATGAGTTCTTGGAGGTGCGCACAGCCGCCGTCGGTTCCATGTGTAAGCTGGCAATGTCACGACCCGAATTCGCTGTCACCAGCCTCGATTTTCTGGTCGATATGTTCAACGATGAAATTGAGGATGTGCGTCTGAAGGCCATTTACAGCTTGACAGCGATTGCTCGGCATATTGTGCTGCGCGAGGATCAGCTGGAGATCATGTTGGGCTCACTGGAGGATTATTCGGTGGATGTCCGCGAAGGTTTGCATCTGATGCTTGGCGCTTGTCGCGTCTCCACACAAACGTGTCTGCTGATGGTCGTGCAGAAGCTGCTCGATGTGTTGGCCAAGTATCCACAAGATCGACATTCCACATACGCTTGCATGCGCAAGATTGGCCAGAAGCATCCGCATCTTGTGATGGCACTAACTGGACATTTGCTCTATGTGCATCCGTTCTTCGAGACACCGGAACGCGATGTCGAGGATCCCgcatatttgtgtgtgctcaTTCTCGTCTTCAATGCCGCCGAGCATCTGGTGCCCATCATCAGTTTGCTGCCAACGGCAACGCATCGGCATTATGCCTATTTGAGGGACTCGATGCCCAAGCTGGTGCCGCAGCTGCCCATCGAGggtgcgtcgtcgtcgtcgaacAGCAAATGCATCGATGATGCGCTCCAGGCTGCGGGCAGTTCGGCGGAATATCTGCAAATGATTCTCAATCACATCGGTGAGATCTACACGATGACTGACGATCGGGTCGAGCTGCTCAAGACGGCGCAATCCAATCTGCAG CGCTTGGGCGCCATCGACTCGGACATGTATGGACCATCGAATTTCCTGGAGACCTTCCTCTCGGCCCAAATCCAAATCGAGCAAATGCAGCGCTGCGCCAGCACCCAACGCAGTCGTGTGCCGCTCAAGGAATCGCTGGCCGAGCTCATACGCAACTGCCTCAAGTTGCAGCACACATTCTCGGGCCTCAACTACGGCGACATTCTGCAGGTGAAGCAGCTGCGATTGCGCGCCAGCGCTCTGCATCTGGTGCTCGTGGTGCGTGACAGATCACAGAGTGCGTTGGGTCCGTGTCAGATGCTGTTGCAGACCGCCGGCGATATCAGTGCGTTTATGCGCACCCGCAGCACGAGCAGCTCGTTTGCCGAGAAGGCGCCGGAGCCGTCACTGGATGACGATGGCGGCAAGCCGAAACTGAAGCCAGGACAAGATGAACCCGACAGTTTTACACGTACGTTGCTCTCCAAATTGGATGCGATTGCGGACCCAAAGCCGGGACGCGTGTTTCGCGAGATATTGCCGCTGGTGCAGCATGCAacgccgctgtcgctgccgccgGCCAATGAGAAGATCCGGCGATGCATGGCCAACATTTTGGAGCCGTGCCCGTTGCAGTCGCAGGACAATGTGATCAAGGTGACGGCGGGTTTAATCGCTGCTGTGCCGTTTGTGGCCGAAATAGACAATCTGCTGGAATCACAAAAGGCGGATATGCGCATCAAGATCAAATATCCCGACCAACACATGCACACCGTGGTACCGAAGATGACCGACTTCAAACCAATCATGACGGAGCAGGGCGAGCACGAAACGAATGTAAGATTGCGCACAACGATCCTGCTCTCGCACAGTGTCTGGACGGAGGCATCGCTGGTGGAGATTCAGCTGTGTTTGGCCGTCCGACCAGGCAGCGAACTGGAGCTTTGCAAGCCCGCCAAAGTATTGTTTGCCCCCAAGCCAGTAAGGCGGGGAATTTAA
- the LOC132797345 gene encoding neuroglian isoform X1, with product MRRHSTMLAAILLAAILGSSTAMNNSPPRIIKQPPTDELLFKVAQQNKESDKPFIIECEADGQPEPEYSWIKNGKKFDWQAYDNRMLRQPGRGTLVITSPKDEDLGQYQCFASNEFGVATSNSVFVRKAELNAFKDEGARGVVAVEGEPFSMQCEAPDGWPKPTVNWLLQSANDAGIRSINNSRMTLDPEGTLWFSNVTREDANGEFWYSCSATSVFRNEYKIGNKILLDVKQMGVSAAQNRYPPKQQYVTRKNEVGLRGKRVELYCIFGGTPLPQTVWSKDNKRIEWNDRITQGNYGKSLVIRHVSFEDAGKYTCDVSNGVGNAQSYTIDLKINSVPYFTLEPEIQNAAEEEEVTFKCEAAGHPEPTIQWIFNGKPIAQAADNPRRTVTNNYIRIVNLEKKDTGNYGCNATNSLGYVYKDVYLNVLALQPEIQTKPQAEAITVNGRNITLTCRVFGAPKPQVKWRHNENWLTGGRYNVLPSGDLSIDEVTYADSGTYTCLAVNKFGNATAQGSLVVKERTRITQEPQNYEVAAGQSATFRCNEAHDDTLDLQIIWQKDGQAIDFEAEARFVKTNDNSLTIAKTMELDSGEYTCVARTLYDEATAKANLIVQDVPNAPRLVGISCQADKAEISWQPQGDNRSPILHYTIQFNTSFTPASWDTAYEKVPSTDFSFVVQMSPWANYTYRVIAFNKIGPSPPSEHSEACTTQQDVPYKNPENVVGQGTEPNNLFITWTPMPEIEHNAPNFQYRVSWKRDIPAAAWENKDIYDWRQSNLLIPNQETFVKYHIKVLAINEAGESNVAAEEVIGYSGEDRPLEAPTNFSMLQVTSATNAYVAWNPVSPESVRGHFKGYKIQTWTDKEGEEGLREIHAIHNDALVTQFKPDSKNYARVLAYNGRFNGPPSATIDFDTPEGVPSSVQSLEAYPLGSSAFWVTWKKPLHPNGKLTGYKIYYEVVKGSFVGERREYDPHITDPRITSMKMAALKPNSKYRISITATTKMGEGTEHYIEKSTLKDDFAPPSPPTFNWEQIPSADGSPNYRINWVPNIDGRSGSHFFTKYRVQGESKWLEVQEETVKDYQELSTLEPDTVYEVRVTSVDGHYQTDSPVKIIDTSDADGPIMVRNESLANAGWFIGMMLALAIIILLFIILCIIRRNRGGKYDVHDRELANGRRDYPDDGGFHEYSQPLDNKSAGRQSVSSANKPGVESDTDSMAEYGDGDTGQFTEDGSFIGQYVPGKLQPPVSPQPLNNTAAAHQQPQQQQPQQQQQQPAGGPQGAAAAGEGAGAANSTAAVATYV from the exons ATGCGGCGGCACTCAACGATGCTGGCCGCGATATTACTGGCTGCCATTTTGGGCAGCTCAACGGCAATGA ACAATTCCCCGCCCCGGATCATTAAACAGCCGCCCACCGATGAGCTGCTTTTCAAGGTGGCGCAACAGAACAAGGAGAGCGACAAGCCATTCATTATTGAGTGCGAGGCCGATGGACAACCGGAACCAGA ATATAGTTGGATCAAGAATGGCAAAAAGTTCGACTGGCAGGCGTACGACAATCGCATGTTGCGTCAACCGGGACGCGGAACCTTGGTGATCACCTCGCCCAAGGACGAGGATCTGGGACAGTATCAATGTTTCGCCAGCAACGAGTTTGGTGTGGCCACCTCGAACTCGGTGTTTGTGCGTAAGGCTGAGCTGAACGCTTTTAAGGATGAGGGCGCTCGGGGCGTTGTCGCCGTCGAGGGTGAACCCTTCTCCATGCAATGCGAGGCACCCGATGGCTGGCCAAAGCCCACAGTTAACTGGCTGCTGCAGAGTGCCAACGATGCTGGCATTCGTTCGATCAACAACTCTCGCATGACTCTCGATCCCGAGGGCACGCTCTGGTTCTCGAATGTGACGCGCGAGGATGCTAACGGTGAATTCTGGTATTCGTGCTCAGCGACCTCGGTGTTCCGCAACGAGTACAAGATCGGCAACAAGATACTGCTCGATGTGAAGCAGATGGGCGTGAGTGCAGCCCAGAATCGTTATCCACCCAAGCAACAGTATGTGACGCGCAAGAACGAGGTCGGATTGCGGGGCAAACGGGTCGAATTGTATTGCATCTTTGGCGGGACACCGTTGCCGCAAACCGTTTGGAGTAAGGACAATAAACGAATCGAGTGGAATGATCGAATAACGCAGGGCAACTATGGTAAATCGTTGGTCATACGGCATGTCTCATTCGAGGATGCGGGCAAATACACTTGCGATGTCTCGAACGGTGTGGGCAACGCTCAATCCTATACGATTGATTTGAAGATCAATTCGGTGCCGTACTTCACCTTGGAGCCGGAGATACAGAATGCCGCCGAAGAGGAGGAAGTGACATTCAAGTGCGAGGCCGCCGGACATCCGGAGCCAACGATTCAATGGATCTTCAACGGCAAACCGATCGCACAGGCTGCGGATAATCCTCGCCGAACGGTGACGAACAATTACATTCGCATTGTCAACCTGGAGAAGAAGGATACGGGCAACTATGGCTGCAACGCCACCAATTCGCTGGGCTATGTCTACAAGGATGTCTATCTCAATGTGCTCGCTCTTCAGCCCGAGATCCAAACGAAACCCCAAGCCGAAGCGATCACCGTGAACGGACGCAACATCACGCTGACGTGCCGCGTCTTTGGCGCCCCCAAACCCCAGGTGAAGTGGCGTCACAATGAGAACTGGCTGACCGGTGGACGTTACAATGTGCTGCCCTCGGGTGATCTGAGCATCGATGAGGTCACATATGCGGACAGCGGCACCTACACGTGTCTGGCCGTCAATAAGTTTGGCAATGCCACGGCGCAGGGATCTCTGGTGGTTAAGGAACGCACACGCATCACACAGGAGCCGCAGAACTATGAAGTTGCCGCCGGACAATCGGCGACATTCCGTTGCAATGAGGCGCACGATGATACGCTCGATCTGCAGATCATTTGGCAGAAGGATGGCCAAGCGATTGACTTTGAGGCCGAGGCACGTTTTGTGAAGACCAACGACAACTCGCTGACAATTGCCAAGACCATGGAACTGGATTCGGGTGAATACACGTGTGTGGCACGCACCCTATACGATGAGGCAACGGCCAAGGCCAATTTGATTGTCCAGGATGTGCCGAATGCACCGCGTCTCGTTGGCATCTCTTGCCAGGCGGACAAGGCCGAGATCTCGTGGCAACCTCAGGGCGACAATCGTTCACCCATTCTGCACTACACGATTCAGTTCAACACATCGTTCACGCCCGCCTCGTGGGATACCGCCTACGAGAAAGTCCCCAGCACAGATTTCTCCTTTGTCGTCCAAATGTCGCCATGGGCCAATTACACTTACCGTGTGATTGCATTCAACAAAATTGGACCATCACCTCCATCGGAACACAGTGAGGCGTGCACCACCCAACAGGATGTCCCGTATAAGAATCCCGAGAATGTTGTGGGCCAGGGTACCGAGCCGAACAACTTGTTCATCACGTGGACACCGATGCCGGAGATTGAGCACAATGCACCGAACTTCCAGTATCGCGTCAGCTGGAAGCGTGACATTCCCGCCGCTGCCTGGGAAAACAAGGACATCTACGATTGGCGTCAGAGCAATCTGCTGATACCCAATCAGGAGACATTCGTCAAGTATCACATCAAAGTGTTGGCCATCAATGAGGCCGGCGAATCGAACGTCGCTGCCGAGGAGGTCATTGGCTATTCGGGCGAGGATCGTCCCCTGGAGGCGCCCACCAATTTCAGCATGCTGCAGGTCACTAGCGCTACCAATGCCTATGTCGCCTGGAATCCCGTGAGTCCCGAATCGGTGCGCGGTCACTTCAAGGGCTACAAGATTCAGACGTGGACCGACAAAGAGGGCGAGGAAGGTTTGCGTGAAATCCATGCCATACACAACGATGCTCTGGTCACACAATTCAAACCCGACTCAAAGAACTATGCTCGCGTCTTGGCCTACAATGGTCGCTTCAATGGACCACCAAGTGCCACCATTGACTTCGATACACCCGAGGGTGTCCCATCATCGGTGCAATCCCTGGAGGCATACCCTTTAGGCTCGTCGGCATTCTGGGTGACGTGGAAGAAACCGTTGCATCCTAATGGCAAACTCACCGGTTACAAGATCTACTACGAGGTGGTTAAGGGCAGCTTTGTGGGCGAGCGTCGTGAATACGATCCCCATATCACCGATCCACGTATCACCAGCATGAAGATGGCTGCGTTGAAGCCGAACTCCAAGTATCGCATTTCCATCACGGCCACCACCAAAATGGGCGAGGGCACCGA ACATTACATTGAGAAGAGCACGCTGAAGGACGATTTTGCGCCACCATCGCCGCCAACTTTCAACTGGGAGCAGATTCCCTCGGCCGACGGATCGCCCAACTATCGCATCAACTGGGTGCCCAACATTGACGGACGTTCCGGCTCCCATTTCTTCACCAAATACAG AGTTCAGGGTGAATCCAAATGGCTAGAGGTGCAGGAGGAGACGGTCAAGGATTATCAGGAGCTGTCCACCTTGGAGCCCGATACAGTGTACGAGGTGCGTGTGACCTCGGTCGATGGCCACTATCAGACCGATAGTCCGGTCAAAATTATCGATACGAGCGACGCCGATGGACCGATAATGGTGCGCAACGAGAGTCTGGCGAATGCTGGATGGTTTATTGGCATGATGCTGGCCTTGGCCATCATCATTTTGTTGTTCATCATTCTGTGCATCATACGACGCAATCGTGGTGGCAAGTACGATGTGCACGATCGTGAGCTGGCCAATGGCAGGCGTGATTATCCCGATGATGGCGGCTTCCATGAGTACTCGCAACC CTTAGATAATAAGAGCGCTGGTCGCCAATCGGTTAGTTCAGCGAATAAGCCTGGCGTGGAGAGTGACACCGATTCGATGGCCGAATACGGTGATGGCGATACAG GTCAGTTCACTGAGGATGGATCGTTCATTGGGCAATATGTGCCCGGCAAGCTGCAGCCACCGGTTAGTCCCCAGCCTCTGAACAACACTGCGGCAGCACatcagcaaccacagcagcagcaaccgcaacagcagcagcagcaaccagctgGCGGACCtcaaggagcagcagcagctggagaagGAGCTGGAGCGGCGAACTCAACAGCCGCCGTTGCCACCTATGTGTAG
- the LOC132797345 gene encoding neuroglian isoform X2: MRRHSTMLAAILLAAILGSSTAMNNSPPRIIKQPPTDELLFKVAQQNKESDKPFIIECEADGQPEPEYSWIKNGKKFDWQAYDNRMLRQPGRGTLVITSPKDEDLGQYQCFASNEFGVATSNSVFVRKAELNAFKDEGARGVVAVEGEPFSMQCEAPDGWPKPTVNWLLQSANDAGIRSINNSRMTLDPEGTLWFSNVTREDANGEFWYSCSATSVFRNEYKIGNKILLDVKQMGVSAAQNRYPPKQQYVTRKNEVGLRGKRVELYCIFGGTPLPQTVWSKDNKRIEWNDRITQGNYGKSLVIRHVSFEDAGKYTCDVSNGVGNAQSYTIDLKINSVPYFTLEPEIQNAAEEEEVTFKCEAAGHPEPTIQWIFNGKPIAQAADNPRRTVTNNYIRIVNLEKKDTGNYGCNATNSLGYVYKDVYLNVLALQPEIQTKPQAEAITVNGRNITLTCRVFGAPKPQVKWRHNENWLTGGRYNVLPSGDLSIDEVTYADSGTYTCLAVNKFGNATAQGSLVVKERTRITQEPQNYEVAAGQSATFRCNEAHDDTLDLQIIWQKDGQAIDFEAEARFVKTNDNSLTIAKTMELDSGEYTCVARTLYDEATAKANLIVQDVPNAPRLVGISCQADKAEISWQPQGDNRSPILHYTIQFNTSFTPASWDTAYEKVPSTDFSFVVQMSPWANYTYRVIAFNKIGPSPPSEHSEACTTQQDVPYKNPENVVGQGTEPNNLFITWTPMPEIEHNAPNFQYRVSWKRDIPAAAWENKDIYDWRQSNLLIPNQETFVKYHIKVLAINEAGESNVAAEEVIGYSGEDRPLEAPTNFSMLQVTSATNAYVAWNPVSPESVRGHFKGYKIQTWTDKEGEEGLREIHAIHNDALVTQFKPDSKNYARVLAYNGRFNGPPSATIDFDTPEGVPSSVQSLEAYPLGSSAFWVTWKKPLHPNGKLTGYKIYYEVVKGSFVGERREYDPHITDPRITSMKMAALKPNSKYRISITATTKMGEGTEHYIEKSTLKDDFAPPSPPTFNWEQIPSADGSPNYRINWVPNIDGRSGSHFFTKYRVQGESKWLEVQEETVKDYQELSTLEPDTVYEVRVTSVDGHYQTDSPVKIIDTSDADGPIMVRNESLANAGWFIGMMLALAIIILLFIILCIIRRNRGGKYDVHDRELANGRRDYPDDGGFHEYSQPLDNKSAGRQSVSSANKPGVESDTDSMAEYGDGDTGMNEDGSFIGQYGRKGL, from the exons ATGCGGCGGCACTCAACGATGCTGGCCGCGATATTACTGGCTGCCATTTTGGGCAGCTCAACGGCAATGA ACAATTCCCCGCCCCGGATCATTAAACAGCCGCCCACCGATGAGCTGCTTTTCAAGGTGGCGCAACAGAACAAGGAGAGCGACAAGCCATTCATTATTGAGTGCGAGGCCGATGGACAACCGGAACCAGA ATATAGTTGGATCAAGAATGGCAAAAAGTTCGACTGGCAGGCGTACGACAATCGCATGTTGCGTCAACCGGGACGCGGAACCTTGGTGATCACCTCGCCCAAGGACGAGGATCTGGGACAGTATCAATGTTTCGCCAGCAACGAGTTTGGTGTGGCCACCTCGAACTCGGTGTTTGTGCGTAAGGCTGAGCTGAACGCTTTTAAGGATGAGGGCGCTCGGGGCGTTGTCGCCGTCGAGGGTGAACCCTTCTCCATGCAATGCGAGGCACCCGATGGCTGGCCAAAGCCCACAGTTAACTGGCTGCTGCAGAGTGCCAACGATGCTGGCATTCGTTCGATCAACAACTCTCGCATGACTCTCGATCCCGAGGGCACGCTCTGGTTCTCGAATGTGACGCGCGAGGATGCTAACGGTGAATTCTGGTATTCGTGCTCAGCGACCTCGGTGTTCCGCAACGAGTACAAGATCGGCAACAAGATACTGCTCGATGTGAAGCAGATGGGCGTGAGTGCAGCCCAGAATCGTTATCCACCCAAGCAACAGTATGTGACGCGCAAGAACGAGGTCGGATTGCGGGGCAAACGGGTCGAATTGTATTGCATCTTTGGCGGGACACCGTTGCCGCAAACCGTTTGGAGTAAGGACAATAAACGAATCGAGTGGAATGATCGAATAACGCAGGGCAACTATGGTAAATCGTTGGTCATACGGCATGTCTCATTCGAGGATGCGGGCAAATACACTTGCGATGTCTCGAACGGTGTGGGCAACGCTCAATCCTATACGATTGATTTGAAGATCAATTCGGTGCCGTACTTCACCTTGGAGCCGGAGATACAGAATGCCGCCGAAGAGGAGGAAGTGACATTCAAGTGCGAGGCCGCCGGACATCCGGAGCCAACGATTCAATGGATCTTCAACGGCAAACCGATCGCACAGGCTGCGGATAATCCTCGCCGAACGGTGACGAACAATTACATTCGCATTGTCAACCTGGAGAAGAAGGATACGGGCAACTATGGCTGCAACGCCACCAATTCGCTGGGCTATGTCTACAAGGATGTCTATCTCAATGTGCTCGCTCTTCAGCCCGAGATCCAAACGAAACCCCAAGCCGAAGCGATCACCGTGAACGGACGCAACATCACGCTGACGTGCCGCGTCTTTGGCGCCCCCAAACCCCAGGTGAAGTGGCGTCACAATGAGAACTGGCTGACCGGTGGACGTTACAATGTGCTGCCCTCGGGTGATCTGAGCATCGATGAGGTCACATATGCGGACAGCGGCACCTACACGTGTCTGGCCGTCAATAAGTTTGGCAATGCCACGGCGCAGGGATCTCTGGTGGTTAAGGAACGCACACGCATCACACAGGAGCCGCAGAACTATGAAGTTGCCGCCGGACAATCGGCGACATTCCGTTGCAATGAGGCGCACGATGATACGCTCGATCTGCAGATCATTTGGCAGAAGGATGGCCAAGCGATTGACTTTGAGGCCGAGGCACGTTTTGTGAAGACCAACGACAACTCGCTGACAATTGCCAAGACCATGGAACTGGATTCGGGTGAATACACGTGTGTGGCACGCACCCTATACGATGAGGCAACGGCCAAGGCCAATTTGATTGTCCAGGATGTGCCGAATGCACCGCGTCTCGTTGGCATCTCTTGCCAGGCGGACAAGGCCGAGATCTCGTGGCAACCTCAGGGCGACAATCGTTCACCCATTCTGCACTACACGATTCAGTTCAACACATCGTTCACGCCCGCCTCGTGGGATACCGCCTACGAGAAAGTCCCCAGCACAGATTTCTCCTTTGTCGTCCAAATGTCGCCATGGGCCAATTACACTTACCGTGTGATTGCATTCAACAAAATTGGACCATCACCTCCATCGGAACACAGTGAGGCGTGCACCACCCAACAGGATGTCCCGTATAAGAATCCCGAGAATGTTGTGGGCCAGGGTACCGAGCCGAACAACTTGTTCATCACGTGGACACCGATGCCGGAGATTGAGCACAATGCACCGAACTTCCAGTATCGCGTCAGCTGGAAGCGTGACATTCCCGCCGCTGCCTGGGAAAACAAGGACATCTACGATTGGCGTCAGAGCAATCTGCTGATACCCAATCAGGAGACATTCGTCAAGTATCACATCAAAGTGTTGGCCATCAATGAGGCCGGCGAATCGAACGTCGCTGCCGAGGAGGTCATTGGCTATTCGGGCGAGGATCGTCCCCTGGAGGCGCCCACCAATTTCAGCATGCTGCAGGTCACTAGCGCTACCAATGCCTATGTCGCCTGGAATCCCGTGAGTCCCGAATCGGTGCGCGGTCACTTCAAGGGCTACAAGATTCAGACGTGGACCGACAAAGAGGGCGAGGAAGGTTTGCGTGAAATCCATGCCATACACAACGATGCTCTGGTCACACAATTCAAACCCGACTCAAAGAACTATGCTCGCGTCTTGGCCTACAATGGTCGCTTCAATGGACCACCAAGTGCCACCATTGACTTCGATACACCCGAGGGTGTCCCATCATCGGTGCAATCCCTGGAGGCATACCCTTTAGGCTCGTCGGCATTCTGGGTGACGTGGAAGAAACCGTTGCATCCTAATGGCAAACTCACCGGTTACAAGATCTACTACGAGGTGGTTAAGGGCAGCTTTGTGGGCGAGCGTCGTGAATACGATCCCCATATCACCGATCCACGTATCACCAGCATGAAGATGGCTGCGTTGAAGCCGAACTCCAAGTATCGCATTTCCATCACGGCCACCACCAAAATGGGCGAGGGCACCGA ACATTACATTGAGAAGAGCACGCTGAAGGACGATTTTGCGCCACCATCGCCGCCAACTTTCAACTGGGAGCAGATTCCCTCGGCCGACGGATCGCCCAACTATCGCATCAACTGGGTGCCCAACATTGACGGACGTTCCGGCTCCCATTTCTTCACCAAATACAG AGTTCAGGGTGAATCCAAATGGCTAGAGGTGCAGGAGGAGACGGTCAAGGATTATCAGGAGCTGTCCACCTTGGAGCCCGATACAGTGTACGAGGTGCGTGTGACCTCGGTCGATGGCCACTATCAGACCGATAGTCCGGTCAAAATTATCGATACGAGCGACGCCGATGGACCGATAATGGTGCGCAACGAGAGTCTGGCGAATGCTGGATGGTTTATTGGCATGATGCTGGCCTTGGCCATCATCATTTTGTTGTTCATCATTCTGTGCATCATACGACGCAATCGTGGTGGCAAGTACGATGTGCACGATCGTGAGCTGGCCAATGGCAGGCGTGATTATCCCGATGATGGCGGCTTCCATGAGTACTCGCAACC CTTAGATAATAAGAGCGCTGGTCGCCAATCGGTTAGTTCAGCGAATAAGCCTGGCGTGGAGAGTGACACCGATTCGATGGCCGAATACGGTGATGGCGATACAG GCATGAACGAAGATGGTTCCTTTATTGGCCAATATGGACGCAAAGgactttga